agttatactgtagtaatactgtagttatactgtagtaatgctgtagttatactgtagtaaTGCTGTAGTTATACTCTAGTGATACTGTAGtaatactgtagttatactCTAGTTATACTCTAGTTATACTGTAGtaatactgtagttatactgtagtaatgctgtagttatactgtagttatactgtagtaatgctgtagttatactgtagtaaTGCTGTAGTTATACTCTAGTTATACTGTAGTAAtgctgtagttatactgtagttatactctagttatactgtagtaatactgtagttatactgtagtaatgctgtagttatactgtagttatactgtagtaaTGCTGTAGTTATACTCTAGTTATACTGTAGTAAtgctgtagttatactgtagttatactgtagtaaTGCTGTAGTAAtgctgtagttatactgtagttatactgtagttatactgtagtaaTGCTGTAGTTATACTCTAGTTATACTGTAGTAAtgctgtagttatactgtagttatactgtagtaaTGCTGTAGTAAtgctgtagttatactgtagttatactgtagttatactgtagtaatgctgtagttatactgtagttatactgtagttatgaaacaaacaataacaacaatatatagatagatagatggtaGATAGATGATATATAGATGATTGATAGATGATAGTTAGAGTCCTACTATTAATCTTCTACTAAACTATCAATGATTCATTAATAATCAGTCTATAGATGTAATAAATGGTTAATGgataatgtttattaatgtattgaTCAataactataactcctcctgtggacacacagacatgtttgctgtaataatataaatgtcttcataggagaagttataataaatactgaacattaataaagtaatatatctgtttataactacagtatagtgAGTtctataaactgtatatatctTGATTATTAATGTGGGAGAGCTGAACATGAGTGCAGTGAGTCATATCAGAGATGGTTAATAGCAGTGAGATGAGTCACTACACAGTCATAAAACAGAGGTGGTTCCTGTGAAGAGTTATATGggtgtggagggaaaacatTTACTCAGCGCTGCCTCACTGTTTATCCCCAAATCTCCAGCAACAGTTCCTGGTTGTTTCAGGGTTGATGTTGGACTGTTTAGTGCTGCACAGATGTGTTGTCCTGGTGCAGATGTGTCACTCTGAGGTTTTTCAGAAGCAGGAAGtaacagacagaggaagaggagggagtgACGACTAAACtctaaactaaaaactaaactgaaccaagtaaacacacaatcacaccgTTACATCCAGGTGTAGCAGTAGACAGACTTCCTGCTGTAGTTTATGATTCAACCTGTGCAGGAAGTTTCAAGAGTTTTCACCTCACAGATATTTAAAGAATTTTCCACAAAGTGACCTCCAGTAGAAGAGTCCCAGCAGGAGGAACCACTAAAACTGGACTAACTGTAATCCAGAACCATCtaatgattgattgatcagtTATAGATATCAGATTGATCGGTGGAGTCCTGGACCTCTGACTGAGTCTAATCACATATTTATGACATTATATTTTCCAGAGTGTAGACTGAACCAACAGGAAGTAGAAAACTAAAGAATCATGTTTTCCTTCACTGGTTTCCTCTCATATTCTCTCCAACGTGCTGCcatatttaaaatcatttgtGTGGATCTGCTGAAGTTCAGAGTTTCAACCGACAGCAGCACCTGACAGTTCAGCTTCACCTGCACAAAAACCAGAgacacaaaatgacattttctgatGATCAGAGTATGATGTGTTCAGAGGATATTAATaagtgtctctgtgtctccgTCCGTCAGGAACTGGTCTCTAACCCGGAGTTCATCCTCGGCGGAGCCACCAGGACCGACATCTGCCAGGGAGCTCTGGGTGAGTTTCTCCTCACTGTCCCTGAACGCCTCACAGCGTCCAGGCTGTCAGACTGTCCCTGAACGCCTCACGGAGTCAGATTGACATTCattgaggagctgctgctgctgcgtgtgCAGACAGGTACGCTGGCATGTCAGCGTTCAGGTCTGTCTGCACACGTccggaggtcagaggtcacagagcTGCTGTCGGTCTCTGAGGAGGAGAAACAAGTTGAagaatgaagcaggaagtgtttTAAAGATAAAGTTTAATGTTAAATAGTTCATGTTAATGGACTGTTGATCAGCTGATGGATCAATAATTCATTAATATGGTCTCCTGGGTgaaacatatttgttttatatgttcaGTCTGCAGACGTCTCAGAGTCAGAGCGGtgaacatgatgtcatcatccTGCTGGTTTACACTTCGTATCTGAGAAATACTGAAGAATACTACATTACCCATCGTCCTCGGCTgctgaagttgtaaacaaaacgtGTCACCATGGTTACGAAATCCACtcaaagtgacccagaaatgaaaagtgaacTGATTTAATCTTCAGGTTGTAAAATGAGTTGAATCTGCTCGCCGTTAGTGAATTTAacgctctgtgattggctgaaatGCACcctgggagtcgtagttaacgTCTACCCTGAACTCTTTATGCCTACAGaagcagatattttctaacacagatGATTCACCaggagtttcatgttgatcagaTGTAGTGATGGAGGTTTGTCTTCTTCCAtcagtttccagtctttatgctaagctaagctaaccggctgctggctgtagcttcatatttatgaAACACAGCAACAGGACAGCAGGAAGACAGGTGGGAGTTTATAAAATAAGTGTCCACACAGTGCAGCTGATAATAACCTTTTACATGTTACAATAGTAAATAATGGACGTAGCTGCTGTGACGTCATCCACTTCCTGTTCTGAAGCCTTGAGTTCAGCATTTCATTAACGGGACAGAATTCactaaatgaacatcatgatgtattAAAGACTTCCATACAGTCTGACTCCAACACATGATATGATTCACTAACTAAAGTTTAATGATACAACAAAACCACTTTACTGCATCCAGACATGAGAATATAATCTGTGTTTCAGATGCATTAAACTGTTGAGAAGTTGCTGAATACTGCGTGTTGATCCGCCTGCTGCAGAACCAACAGACCGCTCTGTTTACAGCAGAACATTCTCTGTTCTACCATGAGAACTTAATGAGAACCAGCTGAGAACCTGCTGTAATTAAAGGAGGGCGATGCCACGCCGAGGCCTGATTGGCTGAGCAGGAAGTGGCACACGGACAGGAAGAGGCCTGCCAGCTATTGTTAGAGATTCaaacatcagagagagagagagagcgagtgaaGACATGAGCTGTCAGCCAATGAggacacaccctcacacacgcacacacacacacacacacacagtgttgcgGTGGTGACTCACCAGCATGTCGTGCCTGCATTAAACCACGGCTCGGCTCTGCGCTGTTGCGTAACACGATTTGTTCTCACATGtagaaacattttcatcagtCTGGAAACGACAAATTCAGATTCTGCTGAATGTTTTCTCTGCGTTCAGCCTGTTTGTTGTAATTTAACTCGTATGTCGGTCGGTGCAGGAATTTGGCTCAGAGTGAGACCTCTTACAAACTAACCGTGCTGTGAATATTTGTGGTCAGAGGCTGCAGAAATGTCTGCAGGCGGTTTTTTATTCGCATGATTTAAATTTGCTGTTGCTTCATCAGAGAGACacaagcaacaacaacaacaacaacaacaacaacaagagatACAGAATGTTTGATAAGTTCTCCAGCATCTGTATGATGTTACAGATGTTCCAGATGTTACTGATATCGTCCTGTAAGAGGAATAATTCGCTGactgagaaacaaacaaaggaaacaGACAGAATATGAAATGATGTCCTGGTTCAACATCTGTTGTTTCTTAATGttccagctgctgctccagttCTTCATTAGAAGCTCTAAAGTGAAATCTCTCAGACCAAATTACttcaatgttttaatttaatctaaatttaaatttaatttattgtaaatttgCTTCTTTTTATAACCTGACTGAATGAAGTGCAGTGTGCCTGCAAATGGCTTTAaagtctcttttcttttttttttttttaaatctaaaatttGTTGATTAAATATTTGGTTTCAGATCAAAAATTCTAATTTCAGACTTTGATGTTCCTGTTGTTAATAAAGATTATTGAGATAAATAAACGGATCTCCTTCCTGATGAATCAGATAAGACAGACGAGCTCTGCTGCCTGTAGGAGGCGCCGTCAGGCTGTAGACTGTACCTGAGTGTTTACCTGTCCGTCTGTCTCCAGGTGACTGCTGCCTGTAGGAGGCGCCGTCAGGCTGTAGACTGTACCTGAGTGTTTACCTGTCCGTCTGTCTCCAGGCGACTGCTGCCTGTAGGGGGCGCCATCAGGCTGTAGACTGTACCTGAGTGTTTACCTGTCCGTCTGTCTCCAGGTGACTGCTGGCTGTTGGCGGCCATCGCCTCGCTGACACTCAATGAATACGTGATGGCCAGAGTCGTTCCCTCAGATCAGGGCTTCGGTGACGACTACGCTGGCATCTTCCACTTCCAGGTAACATAAGAGTGATACGTTAACCCAGTTTAACCCAGTTTATCCCAGTTTAACCCAGTTAAACCCAGTTAAACCCAGGCTTATGTTAGTTAACGGCTAACGGAGCAGTTACGGAGGTTATTCTTGAAGACCAGCCTGCAACACAACGTGACATCATCCTGCAAGGAGCTGCGTCGGCCAATCACATCCATGCAAGCTCACATCCTGGTAGATTACTCTGTAAAGTGAAAGTTGTCACAATCATAgtaacaaaagataaaacagtttcCACCATGATAACTTTTCCTCTCTGCGGTGTTTGAACTTATTcatctgttactcaaactggatTCATGTCTCACTGGTTCCCGTGGCAACACGCCCTGGTCCAGTTATCAGTCTCAGTTCTTCTAACATTCTTCAACAAAGATTCTGAAGGACTGAAATGTTGTAGTTCTGTGAAGCTGAATATCAGACGTCATGTTTCAGACTGTCTgagctcctcttcctcagtgacagcagtgattcttcctctgctgtctgacagATGATTGAGTCCTCACCTAACAGACTGGAGGAAACTCGTTAGCCTAGCAACATCAGTGCTAAAAACAACCCAGGATGCATCACTCTCAGTAGCAGCTAGTGTTGTTATTACAATACATATTACTGTTATTCAAAAAGAacatctgatgttgtgaacaatGTAAGACAACGTAGGATAAAACATGGTCTTGTAGTAATTGAATCTTTGTTTAAAGCTGGAGACAGGAAGGAGAAAGTGTGAGtgtttcctctgctctctgtagtTCTGGCAGTTCGGCGAGTGGGTGGACGTGGTGATCGACGACCGGCTGCCGGTCAAAGACGGAGAGCTGATGTTCGTGCACTCGGCGGAGGGGAGGGAGTTCTGGAGCGCTCTGCTGGAGAAAGCCTACGCCAAGTAAGACAGCAGGGATTCAACCTGACAACCATCATTAGTACGAGTTGTAATAACAAAGATACTCACCAAGTTCCCGTCTGACATCTGGGAACACGGTGACGAAACTTTTACTATTcgcctttgttttctcttccaagtAAGTTTGACTgaactgttggtttgtttcaACACGTCTGATCCGTGTTCCTGGTCTGTCAGACTAAgtaaggcaagtttatttgtgtagcacatttcaacaacaaggtgattcaaagtgcttcacgtAGAgcataaaagacattaaaacagaatataaaagcaacacaagtaaaaagacataaaaacaattaaattgtgttaaatttggaaataaaaagaaactaagaagggaataagacagataaaacaagagaataaaagtaacagtgcagtgtaaaatattaacccttaatgtggtttaatgaaaggcggcaaacagaaaagtcttcagctgtgatttaaagacctgagagttgcagcagacctgcagttttctgggagtttgttcagatatgtggagcataaaaactgaacgctgcttctccaggtttagtttggactctggggacagaaagcagacctgatccagacctgatccagaccacctctggatcaggtctggatggttcataatgtagcagcagatcagaaaccattcagtgctttataaaccaacagcagtatctttaacagacaggaagccagtgtaaagatctgagaactggactgatatgatccactttcttggtcttagtgaggactcgagcagcagcgtctggatcagctgcagctgtctgatcgacCTGTGAAGACggcgttacagtagtcaagtctacaAGATAAATGCAGGaccagtttttccaaatcctgctgagacataagtcctttacttcttgatatattcttcaggtgacaGTAGTCTGACtctgtaattgtcttaatgtgactgttgaaattcaggtctgagtccatgacgacaccaagatttctggcttgatttgtagtttttaacattatcgattgaagctgagtgctgacttttaatcgttctttcttggctccaaaaacatttacttcagttttgtctttgtttaattgaataAAATTCTGATACATCCAATCACTGATTTGTTCAGTGctcttactcagtgcttgtattggaccagagtcccctggtgatatggttatgtaaatttgtgtgtcgtctgcataactgagttaacatattttattgttttccataatctgagccagtgggagcatgtagatgttgaacagaagaggccccagaatggagccttggggaactccatgtgtcatttttgtccgctcagatgtgtaattacctatagacacaaaatagtctctgtcctttaagtaggattcaaaccagttcagtactgtgccagaaagtcccacccagttttccagtctaGTAATGTGTTGTGGTCGACCGTGTTGAATGtggcactgagatccagtaatactgatactgaaattctgccactgttaatgtttaagtggatgtcattgaagaccttaacaagagcagtctcagtgctgtggttgaaatcctgactggaaaaCATCAGAACGGTTGTTTAGGGTCACAAAGTTGTTCAtctgttgaaaaacagctttttcgGTGATCTTAAAAACAGGAGGTTTAATGAGCAACTATGGGCCTAGAGTTGCTCATTAGTGAACTGTCtagaatgttgttttttaagagtggcttgatgacaACATGAAACTTCCcctttaatatttattcattgatgGAGAGTAATTATTTACAGTGGAACCCTTTAGTTCAGTTATAcagtactttattaatccctgTGGGTAGATTCGTCCTTTTGCCACTGTGCAGTGCTGGAGCATCAGCTGCAGTGAACTGATTATAGGAAATGGCAGAAGtattctgtctttgtctcagtGGTTAGAAAAGGAGAACAGAGACCAACAAACATACAGAAGAAGCGAAGACACGTCTGCCTGAGTTGAAAATGTCTCAGCTTAAAGTAGAAACTGGCATGAAGCAGAAGTATTTGGATTCGCTGGAGGCACAGAGACCACACACCGTTTCATCTTCACTGATAACTcgttaaacaatgttaaacaaGCTGAGTCGGTCCGTACATATCATTGCAGAGTGAACGGCTGCTACGAGGCGTTATCTGGCGGTTCCACCACCGAGGGGTTTGAGGATTTCACCGGAGGCATCGCTGAGAACTACGACCTCCAGCGCCCCCCATCCAACCTGTTCCAGATCATCAAGAAGGCCCTGGAGGCTGGAGCGCTGCTGGGCTGCTCCATCGACGTGAGTCTGATGAACCACCAACATCATCACATCACCTGCAGTCATTCCAGTACAATAAGTTGTAGTTGTTACACTTACAGCAGGATTTGAGGGTTTTTCcatatatttaatgtttatcattttcTACCTGcaagatttttaaaatctcataatagaacaaacattttgaataagCTGAAACAAAGCAAGCTAAAACTAAAGTTCTTGGTCATTACAAATATATCACATAAATCCTTCAGCCAGTAGCTTAAGTCTCATCTTAAGTCCAGTCAGTTACAGCTCAGCCAGCAAACCAGATCCAAACTCTACCAGAAgctacacacagaaaataagTTCAATCCGACAGAGTTCGACCTCAAACCACATTTCTCGTCCTCGCTGGTCAAATTTAGAGTAAGTGATTATTTAACTGAGACAAAGTGATAATGATGATGgtaatgatggtgatgatgatgatgatgagataCTGAGCtgtttctcttttgtgtttgatgtaGATCACTAGCGCTGCAGACTCGGAGGCCGTCACTCGCCAGAAGCTGGTGAAAGGCCACGCCTACTCACTGACCGGCGCCGTGGAGGTAAAAATCACTTCCTGAGGATGAAATGAGATGAGACAATGAGATGATATGAAACAAGTCGAAAATGAGATGTTTTTTGTCGTTTCTCTCTCCAGGTGAACTACCGAGGTCGGCAGGAGAAGCTGGTGAGGATGAGGAACCCCTGGGGTCAGGTGGAGTGGACCGGAGCCTGGAGCGACGGGTAACCAAACCCACCACAACACCGACATACAACATAACACAGCTTCACCCTGGAGAGATTAGAAAAGACTGGTTTAGATTAGACCAGCGGTGAAGAGATGAGATTATATGTAAAGACGTCAAATTAAATGAGATGTGATGAGACGAAGACAGGATAAGATaatatgattaaataaaatgagacAAGTCTGGATGAGAATGACATTGGTTTAGattttaaagataaaacaagGTGAGATTATATGGAAACAGGTGAAATTAGACAAGATGACATAATGACAGATTGATTTGAGACGAGATGAGAAGAAATTACAACCGATGAGCTAAGATCAGTTTACACATTTACTGTTTCTACTGTCCTTATATGTAGAAAGTTTGTCCTATTTTAACAGTTGTATTATGATGTTGGTCCAGGTCGTCTGAGTGGAACTCTGTGCAGGGAGACTGTCCACATGCCAACGCAGAGGACGGAGAGTTCTGGTAAGTGGGTTCTTAGATACAACTTTATTGATCTATGAAGTTGGAGGTCGATGATAAGTAAGTCTTTGATTCTTTCATTTAGTGATACAGGAAGTCCTGACAGTGTTAGATGGAAGTGGTTGTGATGTTGGTGTTTGTGGTTTTGGCTGCAGAGTGAGAGCTCTTTGTTGCATCTCTACAGGATGTCCTTCACCGACTTCTTGCGTCACTACTCTCGTATCGAGGTATGCACTTTGACCCCCGACGCCATTGGAGACGACTCTGTCAAACACTGGAGTGTCAGCAAGTTCGATGGCACCTGGAGAAGAGGATCCACCGCCGGAGGCTGCAGGAACCACCCCTGTTAGTACTGGAACCACTAATACTAGTACAGACTGCTTTCTCTTCAAGAATCGGTACCTGCAATGAATAAGTGCTAAAAGCTACATCCACAGTTTTTGAAGATAAAGTGATATATACAAGTAAGAAACACCTTATTGAAGGCCCCTTGGTGTTGATCAAGGTTGACACCACCTGATAAGACCTTAACTGACTGTGGTAAAGGTTTTTTCATCACCTGTGAAGGTTCCTTGGGGTTTACATGTTGCACGGTTGGAACACAGTTTGCGGATCGAGCTGGAGGTTTGAAGAGTTCCCCCTGGTGTGAGGTGATGTTTTGATAAAACTGGAAGCTGTTTTCTCCTCCGCAGACACATTCTGGATGAATCCACAGTTTGTGATCAAACTGGACGAGGAGGACGACGACCCAGATGATAACGAGGTGGGCTGCAGCTTCGTGGTCGGTCTGATCCAGAAGAACCGCAGGAAGCTCCGGAAAGTTGGAGAGGACATGCACACTGTCGGCTTTGCCATCTACGAGGTGAGAACTGAAGAAATGAAGGATTTGCTTTAATATAAAGGGAGTGGAAGTGTGAGGCAGGAGTGCAGGAGTTCTTCAGTGACAATAAtaatgagaggaagacaaacagacGACATTTACACGAGCGAGAGGTCATCTTTAAATAAAGCTGTGCTTAACTTgaagacagttttagcttcagcagctaacagcagctaacagctgcagagtctgaatacttcttccatctcTGTCTAAAAGTTTGTAGGATATACAAGATGTTCTCTGTTAAAGCAGCTACCTGACACATAAACAGACATCCACCTTCAAAACTAACtatttccttgttttctgttgtgtttcagCTTCCGCAACAGGTGAGCACTGGACCCATGACACCATCTTCAGGTTAAAGGTCAAACCCACAATTCATTCTTTGTTCAGGTCATCAGGTTTCAAAGTCTGTCCTTCACCTTCCAGTTACATCAGCTTCACCATCAGCTTAATAATTCAGAACAGAAGATATAAAGATGATGCTTATTGGCTAAACCACTTGTCTTTGTGCCtgctcctgattggctgctttCCTTTGTCAGTTCCACGGGCAGAGGGAGGTGCACTTGGATAAGAACTTCTTCCTGACCCACGCTCAGACGGCGAGGTCAGAAACCTTCATCAACCTGCGCGAGGTCAGCTCTCGCTTCAAGCTTCCGCCCGGCGAGTACCTGATCATTCCGTCCACCTTCGAGCCGCACCTCAACGGAGACTTCTGCATCCGGGTGTTCTCCGAGAAGCAGTCAGAGATCAAGTAAGACCCCCAAACTGCTGTTACGGGTGTGTTCCAGCCTCCAGTCAGTGATGGTGCCATTTAAAACCTTACTTAAGTAAAGCACAGAAGCATtttcagctaaatttacttaaaggtagaatcattctggagaaagactgttgatatttgaactaaataCACCCCCCCCTTCAttctccttcagaagctccaccCCTAAATTCATGGACGTGCGCTGCCATggcaacgaccaaaagagaaatatggcggAATCCATAGTGATGCGCTGGCTGTAGAGTCACAACTGCAGGAcattaaacagctgcctgctcagattacgcttcactaaaaacgatacagttaataaaatggaagcatatGTGAACTGGTCACAGCATCTCTCTCCAGTTCACCAGTCCTCCCACCATCCAACAGCTGCTGGAGACTGTGGCTGAATTCAAATGTCCAGACTTCACCtcactaattattattatcaataataaaaacaataacaacaataataataataataataatgataatttgctgtgtaaaatattcactttttttcatttttgttataatatagtaatataaaaGGCCTACAGACTCAATAATGTGGATTATTATAATCAGCTAAACTACAGTCAGCTCAGCTCAgaatttaatgtgaatataaaattataatattaGTCTCACTGAGCATTTTGACCAGATTTGTTGAGTGTACAGCAGAAAAGCTGCACATATCAAAACCATCAAGAACCATTCAGAAAACACTTGAATTGAGTTTTCAGGGTCAGCAATTTTAATTTATCTCTGCAGAAGCACATGAGGTCTAAAATCCGTCTCAGAGCGCATCGTGCTCGCGGTCCGGCGCCCTCGCACACTCGACGTGATGGTGATGAACAGGTCATGGTACATGTGACTAAGCGCTCAGGATTCAGcctgtcatgtcctcacacagacagctgctgtgaGCACTGACGCCCCCTGCTGCTGATCCACTGGAACAATGTTCCATCTACAGACCAGAGCTGCGTCTGAACACCGAACGGACAGCCAGCGGACTGTGAGGACATATTCTATCAAAGAATATCAGCAACTGGCTTTAAGTGTcttaaaattgtacttcagtacagtacttgagtatcATGTTACTGCCTCCAGTTCTTCCTCAGTCAGCACTGAAGGTCTTTGGGCAGAAATCCAAAGAACTGAGCCGGTCCACATTCTTCAGCTGTGGTTCGTGGTCGAGTCCACATTCTGTATAAAAACCGGTCTGTAGTCGCTCATCTGCCTCTGAATGGATGTTTTGAGGCCTGAACTGTTTGCAGTTACTGTGAAGGTGCAGAGGACATAGAGGACGTCTGTGTTTGTAGGTCTGCCGTCCAAATACAGTGCGTAGGCGTATTAGacctgaaatgaaataaaaatgtgttttctaacCTGTGAATGattctctgtctgtcagacCCTGTGACGACCCGGTCAACGCCGA
The DNA window shown above is from Thunnus maccoyii chromosome 2, fThuMac1.1, whole genome shotgun sequence and carries:
- the capn2b gene encoding calpain 2, (m/II) large subunit b isoform X1, producing MSGVASTLAKQRALAAGFGTNANAVRYLNQDFAALRAQCLSAGSLFTDPTFPAAPEALGFNELGRNSHKTRGVTWKRPTELVSNPEFILGGATRTDICQGALGDCWLLAAIASLTLNEYVMARVVPSDQGFGDDYAGIFHFQFWQFGEWVDVVIDDRLPVKDGELMFVHSAEGREFWSALLEKAYAKVNGCYEALSGGSTTEGFEDFTGGIAENYDLQRPPSNLFQIIKKALEAGALLGCSIDITSAADSEAVTRQKLVKGHAYSLTGAVEVNYRGRQEKLVRMRNPWGQVEWTGAWSDGSSEWNSVQGDCPHANAEDGEFWMSFTDFLRHYSRIEVCTLTPDAIGDDSVKHWSVSKFDGTWRRGSTAGGCRNHPYTFWMNPQFVIKLDEEDDDPDDNEVGCSFVVGLIQKNRRKLRKVGEDMHTVGFAIYELPQQFHGQREVHLDKNFFLTHAQTARSETFINLREVSSRFKLPPGEYLIIPSTFEPHLNGDFCIRVFSEKQSEIKPCDDPVNAELDDETVSDEEVDAGFRGLFTKLAGDDMEISAVELKTIMNKIVAKRTDIKTDGFSLETCRIMVNLMDQDSGNGKLGLGEFATLWKKVQRYLSIYKKNDSDDSGTMSTPEMRVAFKDAGFTLNNTIYQLLVARYSDPDMTIDFDNFVACLMRLEMMFKIFKKLDAHDSGSIELDFNQWLNFAMI
- the capn2b gene encoding calpain 2, (m/II) large subunit b isoform X2; the protein is MSGVASTLAKQRALAAGFGTNANAVRYLNQDFAALRAQCLSAGSLFTDPTFPAAPEALGFNELGRNSHKTRGVTWKRPTELVSNPEFILGGATRTDICQGALGDCWLLAAIASLTLNEYVMARVVPSDQGFGDDYAGIFHFQFWQFGEWVDVVIDDRLPVKDGELMFVHSAEGREFWSALLEKAYAKVNGCYEALSGGSTTEGFEDFTGGIAENYDLQRPPSNLFQIIKKALEAGALLGCSIDITSAADSEAVTRQKLVKGHAYSLTGAVEVNYRGRQEKLVRMRNPWGQVEWTGAWSDGSSEWNSVQGDCPHANAEDGEFWMSFTDFLRHYSRIEVCTLTPDAIGDDSVKHWSVSKFDGTWRRGSTAGGCRNHPYTFWMNPQFVIKLDEEDDDPDDNEVGCSFVVGLIQKNRRKLRKVGEDMHTVGFAIYELPQQFHGQREVHLDKNFFLTHAQTARSETFINLREVSSRFKLPPGEYLIIPSTFEPHLNGDFCIRVFSEKQSEIKPCDDPVNAELDDETVSDEEVDAGFRGLFTKLAGDDMEISAVELKTIMNKIVAKRTDIKTDGFSLETCRIMVNLMDDSGNGKLGLGEFATLWKKVQRYLSIYKKNDSDDSGTMSTPEMRVAFKDAGFTLNNTIYQLLVARYSDPDMTIDFDNFVACLMRLEMMFKIFKKLDAHDSGSIELDFNQWLNFAMI